GGAATCTACAAATAAATAGTGATATTTGGAATTATTTTGAACATGAGAAAAAATGGACAAAAATTATAAGTAAGGATGAATATTATAATCAGAAAGTTTGCAAACCAAGTGCTCGATTTTTTCATTCATGTGCTCTTTGTATATCAAATCAAGGGAAcgatataaatgtatatatttttggtgggttaaataataaaaataaatgtgtgGATGATATATTTTGGTCTTATTCCCTTAATAATGGAAAATggagtaaaataaaaaactcGTTTGGAAAAATTCCTGCACAAAGATTTGGGTATACAAACAAAAATtgtctatttttatattttaatttatttatttcagtatatacatattcaGTTACATATTattgaaatttttttttttttttttttagccATAGCTCGATTTTGTTAAACTCAAGATGGTTCTTGTTGTTTGGGGGATACAACTATTCTTGGCATTCCAGATTGGACTTATTGGGTAcgcaaaaaagaaaaaaaaagaaaaaagaaaaaagaaagaaaaaagaaaaaagaaaaaagaaaaaaaaaaagaaaagtcAACTTATGCAACCAGTTTAAtaatttcacattttttttttttttttttttaaagatatatatgcatatgatATAAACTTAAATGCATGGTcgattttaaatatatatgggTTGCCTTTAGTTTCCCATCATTTTTATGGGCATATGACACAAATTGATGATAGTgggtatttttttatttttggagGGTTGCGAAACAATAAACCATCATccaaagtatataaatatacaccCCTAATAATAACTCCAGAATtcaagtaaaaaataaaacacgcataattattaataagatgaataatatatatatataatatatacatgtctATGTGCACacaatgatattttttttcctgtattgttaatattatttttatttatttttttttgtagaaTTATTATGGACAAAATCGAGGAAATAAGCAAGAAGGTTatttatttagaaaataatccAATCTGTTCAATAAGCAAAACATATGTGAACGAAATGACTGAAAtgcaaaattatttaaaaggaATAAGTTTTACAATTGCAAGATATATACAACTTGTAGATGacttaaatgaaaaaataaaattttctaaCAAGCTATCCCAAAATAGTTATTCTTACTTGTCagaaaaatttgaaaaaaatattaaatattatgattTTTTGGAAAAAAGAATTCGagaattagaaaaattatcATCCTACTCTTTATCAGATCAAGATGACGATTTTGTTAAAGGGGCATAGTAGGAcagtttaaaaaatgttactaccaaattttatattcctGGTcagaaaattatgaaataaattatgaacaagtcAGGAAAATTTGTGatcatatttaaaaaaatcgCTATGAGTGTGTGCAGAGTTATTAAAGCATAAAAGTAATAGCATAGAATGGATAAATAGTGTAGAGCGGATAAATAATGTAGAGTGGAGAATATGTCGTGGCATTATAATTAAACTTATTGGAAATAGCGTGCCGACGGGATGTTATTAACTTGATACTAGTAGaatcaaaaattaaatgactatagacataaaaaaaaaaaaaggtcTAACACACATagctttatatattttatactaaTTTCATTTAaacttaaattattattatgttgaTATTAATTTTAGTGAAATTcctatttttcatttttccatTATATATGTTCATACTAAATGAAGGCAATTAAAGCATGCCTATTATTATCCATAcaattttgtaaatatttttatatgtccttatcatcatatataaaggtaaatatataataatttttttttaatttattaaaaactGGCATTAAAACGATAAAGTAGTAtcgtatttttttgttttttttgttatcctttataaaatatggtataatttttttatcatttttaccacttttaccatttttaccACATATATGTCGATCTATATATGTTTATGGAATTATATCtttgttttgttttgttttgttttcattttatgatttttctttttttatgttaaaactttgtatattatatttatttgactTGTTTATTTGTCCGTGTGacacaatatattttttatatactctTATAATTAAAACTTTAAATAGTTggtttttttcctttttacaaaaatatttaatatttcctaaaaaaaattatttatttttattattatattattcccTTGAATTGCACACCCAAATGGTATGTAATTGTGGGGGGGTGTTTTTTCACTATATATGcatagttataatatatttcacatttttttacttttatttttttacttttttttttaccttttttttacctttttttttacctttttttttacttttttttttacttatattttattttattttttttaatgaataaatttaaagcgatgaaataattcattatttaggagatatatatttacatgaaattatatatatgcttattttattgaaaaaacTTTGGGAATtatttacataataataaataattttaaatattattgtatACATTTACATTTAGTGTTTTCCaattgtgtatatataatcactactctttttttttttttttttttttttttttgttgtgAAATTTGGCAAAATGGTTTTCATTCCTGTTGAGGAAATCTTTAGAATGTTTCCCAAATTTTCTAAAGATAGAGTAACTTTTTTAAGGCGTTATAGGTAAGTATAATAAGGAGAAATGTAagtgtatatatttgttttacatattttatatattttccttttttccttttttcctttttttatagCTTTTTTAGCCTATTTTTAGGCATAGCTGCTGTATGCAAGGCGCACACACCAGATTTTAGTCAAATTCAATTCAAGCCatcttttttttacaaaaatcacttggaaaaactaaaaaaaaatggaataattGACGAAGAAAAGTACAATAAATACTTGAATATTCAATAAGTGGATA
Above is a window of Plasmodium yoelii strain 17X genome assembly, chromosome: 9 DNA encoding:
- a CDS encoding kelch domain-containing protein, putative; protein product: MTTNKFLITKTENSYISKFTHNAIIFGENLFNIISNSFINNYEALYNSQDNNIENISFCSEALPFYCKSEIIHNENIFNSRFGHSCILYKNNVYIYGGNQYADCCNHNLIRFNVDTHIFKVLEEHNKPKLRYYATLDLIYSSENKEDCLFLFGGKAGKYITNTTFMYNISNNTWNKIDVKYSPPPVFGHVSFKYKNIIFIHGGNMGNLQINSDIWNYFEHEKKWTKIISKDEYYNQKVCKPSARFFHSCALCISNQGNDINVYIFGGLNNKNKCVDDIFWSYSLNNGKWSKIKNSFGKIPAQRFGHSSILLNSRWFLLFGGYNYSWHSRLDLLDIYAYDINLNAWSILNIYGLPLVSHHFYGHMTQIDDSGYFFIFGGLRNNKPSSKVYKYTPLIITPEFKIIMDKIEEISKKVIYLENNPICSISKTYVNEMTEMQNYLKGISFTIARYIQLVDDLNEKIKFSNKLSQNSYSYLSEKFEKNIKYYDFLEKRIRELEKLSSYSLSDQDDDFVKGA